The segment AACTGTTACCCCATAAATAGCTAAAACGAGATAGATCAAACTAGAGTATTGTGTGATCCCCCAGCCCCATGTGCGATAAACAACTAATGTAATTGCTAGAACAATTGCTGCCAATACATTGAAAAAGGCAAACGCCCATAGATTTCCATTTTCTTTACGTACTAGATAGAAGATAGAGAAATAAATACTTAATGCTAACCAAGCGATACATGCTAAAATAACGCCCCAATAAATTAAGAATGCAACCATATTGATTCACCTCATTTCATACTCAAAATATACAGATCATTGGTATTGTAGCACGTTTTCATTGTTTTGTCAGTGATGTTTGTGAGTATTTTCTCAAAAAAAATCTCTGAATTTTCATTCGATTGAGGGTATGTTTCATTTTATTTCGATTATAATAGAAGAGAGGTGAGTGATAAATGTTGGAACAAACAATTGAAGAAGCAGCGACAGCGATAATTGAAAGTCAAAAACTGACCTTTCTAACAGGGGCAGGTGTGTCCACACCTTCTGGAATACCCGATTATCGTTCACTAACAGGTGTTTACCAAGGGATGGATCGTCCAGAATATTTGTTGAGTCATCAAGCGATGGATGAAGAACCACAAAAATTTTATTCGTTTCTCAAACATCTTTATCATCCCGAAGCACGCCCGAATATCATCCATCGAGAAATCGTAGAGTTGGCTAAAGAAAAAGAGGTATGGGTCGTTTCGCAAAATATCGATGGGTTACATGAAAAAGCTGGAAGTAAAAAACTAGTTAATTTTCATGGGAATCTGTATCATTGTTATTGTCGAAACTGCCATCAACCTGTTGACTGGCAAGATTATCTGACCAGTGACAAGCATCAACTGTGTGGTGGACAGATCCGCCCAGATATTGTGTTATATGGAGAAGGGTTCCAGGATGAAGTATTAGAGCAAGCAGCTTTTGCTGTCAGTCAGGCCGACTTGATTGTGATTGTAGGGACAAGTTTCCAAGTCCATCCTTTTTGTGATTTGATCCAGTTTCGCTCACCACAAGCGAAGCTATTAGTCATCAATCAGACCCCTGTCTATCTATCAGAGGCGTACCGATTTGTCCAAACAGATGGAACGAAGGTGTTCAAAAAAGTACAGGAGAGTGTAAAATGACAGCTAAAACAGAAAAAGAAAAAATGATTGCCGGTGAACTTTATTTTGCGGGTGATCCAGAATTATCAGCCGATAGAAAATTTGCTCGAAGTCAAAGCCAGATCATCAACCAAGCGGAAACAAGTGAACTTCGCAGTCAATTACTTAAAGAGACATTTGGTGCTACCGGTGAGAAGATTTATATGGAACCAACGATCAATTTTGATTACGGCTATAATATTTACGTAGGTGAGAATTTTTATGCGAACTTTAATTGTACATTCTTAGATGCCAGTACGATCAAAATTGGTGATAACTGCATGTTTGCCCCTAATGTTCAGCTTTATACTGCCACACATCCACTACATCCAGTGAAGCGAAATAGTGGGTTAGAATTTGCTAAACCAATCGAAATCGGCAATAATGTGTGGCTAGGTGGTGGAGTGATCATCACTCCTGGAGTGACTTTAGGAGACAATGTCGTGGTCGGGGCGGGAGCAGTCGTGACCAAATCGTTCCCAGATAATGTAGTGATCGCAGGGAATCCGGCACGGATCATCAAACGCATCGATGAACCAATGCCTGAAGAGTCATTGGAAGAGTTGAGACAATCGATTGATCAAATCGATCACCAATTAGTAGAACTACTTGAAAAAAGAATGGCTACCGTCACGAAGATCGGTGATGTCAAACGAGCAACTAACCAAGCGGTTTACGATGGAAAAAGAGAACAACAAGTGTTGGATAAAGTTGCCAGTTGGTTGAAAACACCAGAATACAGTGAGACGATCTTAGCTACTTATGCAGATATCATGAAGCACTCACGAAACTATCAAAAGAAACGAATGGAGTAGATAAATGATTGAAGGAGAAACTCGCCGAAAAGAAATTATTGAAACGCTAGTTGATGCAGAGAAACCTGTCAGTGCCAGTAAGTTTGCTACTCGTTTTGGTGTCAGCCGCCAAATCATTGTAGGAGACATTGCGTTGCTACGAGCGGCAGGAGAAGCGATCGTGGCGACGGCCAGAGGATATCTTTTGGAAGATGAACAAGACAAAAATGGGTTCATCAGTAAAATTGCGGTACAACATCAGAGAGAACAAACAGAGGAAGAACTACAGTTGATCGTTGCTCATGGTGGCGAGATACTAGACGTCATCGTTGAGCATCCCTTGTACGGCGAACTGACAGGAATGCTTCATATCAAGACAGCAGAAGATATTCGTTCATTTATGAAACGTTATCGGAAAAGTCAGGCTTCGTTATTGTCTGAATTAACGGATGGGATCCATCTGCATACGATCCGTTACTCACATAAGGAAGTATTGCAACAAATCAAACAAGGCTTGGCAGAAGCAGGTATCTTGTTCGAAGGGAATCAATAATTTACTTTATGAGATTGAGATAGGAGTGTTTTTACTTCTATCTCAATCTCATTTTTCTTTATTTATAAAATAATTGATTGATGCTATGGCAAAACTTTAACTATAATGAACAGAAATGCTACAAATACTTTTATTGAAAGAGGGAGAAAAATGCTTCGAGGAACAAATCAAAAAACAATTCTTTGCTTTGGAGCAGCTGAAAGCACTTTGGAACAACAGTTGAATGATAGAGAACTCAGGAAAAAAACAAATCCATATGACCCATTGGTTTATATGGAAGAGTTAGTCGACTATCTCATTCAACAACCTTTTGAGAATTTCTCTCTTCAACCCAAAGAGTTGATTGACCAAATAAAAGCAGGCAGCAAATACCCACTCTGGGAAGATATTCAAGCCATCATGATGGAGGACCCAAGGTTTCAATTGCACAGGATCTACTCGGAGCCGTTTCTTGAAGAGTATCAACAATACAAGGAAACAGGACAATTTGCCAATCATTCAATGAGAGATACTTTGATTTACAGTATACGAATGCAACTGTTAAAAAAAACAGAATTATTGATGCTTGAAGTTGCGAAAAAGCGAAGTGATCTTGCGATCTGGATACCTTTGGATTCTTATGGAGAGGATTTTGTTTCGACGATCAGAGGGGAGCAAAACGAGTATGCCGATTTTACTTTGCGTAGTTTATATCATGAAAAAGACAACCTAAAAGCTTCAATTGTCTTTTGGGAGAATGGACAAGTCGTTGCAGCTCCTTGGGAAAGAAATGCTAGATTATGGAGAAATTGTGTGGAAAATGATTTGAGAAAATCAGCGGCTATTTTCCCGTCAGAGAGACATCTTCTAATCTACGGATTATGGGTAGCACGTATCCACTTTAACTATGAAGATCAAGTTTTGTTAAAGCATTTCCAATATAAGGACATAAATGATTTTAATATCGATAAGTATAATGATATTTTAATGAACAGTACTTTTGAATATATAAAACATTGTCCTACAGAAAAAAGTAGAGAAGAATTTTTTAGTCATTGGATTGATTACCTCCCCGAAAAGGAACGCTATTTACCATTGTGGGAAACATATTATCATGTCACACAAACGATTGAAAAATTTCAATTGAAAAACATCTTTAAAGAGGTCATTTCAGAAGACTATACCCAATTTGATCGTCCAGAGATCAAACAACACTTCATAAAAAAAGGCTGTAAAATCGGGCTAGAACTTACTTTGTTGTCTCAACATGTAACAGTAGTCTTTCTATTAGACGAACTTTGTGATTTAAGAGTAGTAAAAAAAGTCCCCGGCATTACTGGAAGTGAACTACGCTATCTATATCGAAACTGGGAGCGGTTCAAGCAGCGAGTCGTTTTTATTGAAAAGAAAAAATTTGTTTCTCCACCTTGGGAGTCTGATCCTGAGTTTTGGGCGACCTATCAGCCTAAGTCAAAGAGCCTGGCACAACCAGAAGTGTCTATGCTTACTGAGAAAAAAGAATTTAAACAATTGAAAACATATGCAAAGACGAACAGTCAATCACAAAGCAAGCAAACGTTACGTGTCAAGGAGCGTTTGCGCTGACTGAGAAAAAAATACGTATTTGAAAACGAAAGAGTAAAAAATAATAATTATATGGAGGTCAACGATGTTAAATCAAACAACAACTGACTCAACGAATGAATTTAGAAAAAAGTTGGATTTGTTAGCTTTGTCTTTATCACTACAAGAAAATATCAATCATTTTGGTTTAAATAAAGATTATCAATTACTATTCTCAACGTATATCCAAATGATTCATGAGGATCAAGACGAATTTTTTATTAAACAAAGTCAAAAAGAAAACATCATTGAATCGCTAAAACGGACCAAAGATTTTTATGATTTTGAGAAAAAAGAACAAGTTCAAATGATTTTTGAAAAATTGAGAAATAATGATCCAACAGATTTCATGTTGATTCCTTCTTCTTTTTATCCAGGAGAGTATGGAGAAGTTTCACCTCATGCATGTGGATTAACAGTCTATAAAAAGAATGACTCTTTTGTAGTGATGAAGGTGGATAAAGAGAAAGAATTCGATGATCACACTGTTTCTTATTTTGAGATTCCTCCAACAAATATTTTGAAATTAAGTCAACTATTTCTTGAGGAGCGATTTCATGAAGTTCGCAAACCATATTATGTATTGAAAAGGTTAACAGCTCTTTCCACCCAAAACGAATCGATCGGTATACCAACCATCGTCATGAAAGGACAAAAGACTGGAAATTGTTCAGTTAACGAGGTTGATGCTGCGCTAAAAACAATTTTATTTCATTGTAGGAAAGATATCTTTTCTTTAGATACGAATGAGCAAGTGACACCTAAATGGCATTCAGAACATGCGGAATCGATTTTAGAAATGCGTAAGCGATTTCTGATTGCTTTGAAAGGCAAGAATCCAGAGCTAAATCGGCAGCTTGATTATATATATTTTCATTATTTATATAAAAAAGGGCAGCTCAAAAGTGAATTTTTAGAAAACATTGATACTAAAAAGCGTCGATGGCATCTACAAATCCATTTTCTTTTTAAGGAAGATCCTTATATTTCAGCAATATTCGATCATCCTGGAGAACTTCCAACTATAGATGAGAACCTGATCCAAGAAAAATCCAACAATATCATTAAGTCACTGGGCATTTATCCGACGAGTAAGCTTGCAGAGATTTCGTCTGATGATTTAACAGAATATCTTGATCAACAAAAGTACATAACCAATATAATTAATGGTCGTTTACCATTTATCCAGGTTCCGATAGCTAAGGAAATGACCCAACGAATGATAGCTAGCTTAGAAAAGAAAGAACAGGAAGTACAAGAGGAATCACACCAACGCCAAGTACCAAAAGAAACAAAGATGGAGCAGAAACTGAGCGAACCTGCCTTGATTCATGTCCCACAGAAAACGATCTCTCCAATAGAAAAAAATGTCGAGAAGTTAAAACACGTATTGGTTTTTGGTGACGAACAGGATAGAAAAGGCTTAATGGAAAAATTGGATCATTTAGATCCTAGACAAAAAAAATACCCCATGATGCGAAAGTTTACATAGAAATGATTTTTCACGCCTTAAGAAAACGTTCATTTAATTCCAAGAATTTAGAAAGAGCAATACAGAACAATCCTCTACTTAAAGAAATCACTCAAGTAATAAGAGATAGCATAGATTTGAACACAAACGCTGTTTATCCAATGCAATCACTGGGAGAGAGGCAAGAGTATACACAAACAATAGAATATACTAATCAAGTCTTTGAAGAGATTGCAGATGCGGGGAGCAAAAACCCCTTGATCCACCGTTCTGAATTGATCCTGATTGAAGCTGTTAAAAAAAGAGAAGATGTTGAGCTATGGATACCATTAGATTCGCTTCGCCATCAAATGGATCAAACAATTGACGTTTTAGAAATGAGGTGTTCGATCATGCGCTGCGAGTCTTGTATCTTCAAAGAAATAAACTACAAGGTAGATTGGTTTTTTGGGAAAATGAGCAAAGAGTAGTTGCGCCATGGGAGCGTGATCCGGAATTATGGGCAAATCGTGTGCCAAAATCAGTTATCAAAAATGAACACTTTCCTATAGAGGATCTACATATAGGGGTGACCAAAAAAGCAACTATCGATGTACTTCTACCGTTAAACGAAGAGACCAAGAAATGTGAACGGACATTCACTTCGCTAGATCAGATCGAACCACAAAAAGCTAAAGTAGTAGTCACTGATAACCTTAAAGATTTCAAGAGGGTCGTTACCCAATTAACCACGGTAGTAAAAAAAGGTCAAGTTGTAGTTGCCAAAATGCGTTCAAATGAACAAAAAAATGAATTAGATAGTTTCAAAAGCAGCTTATTTGGAAAAGAAACTTCACAAAACAAGGAAAGTGTAATAGAAGAATCCTTAGATGAGTTGAAGCTGTACAAAAATGTAAGTACACTATTTGGAAGAATAGCACCTAATATCAGAGGCGAAGTGAGGCTAGATCCACTACACAAACCAATAAAACGATTGATTGATCAAGCTACCGATCAATCAATTCAAAGAAAAAGTCAATCGTATCAAATAAAAGTGGTGGGGATGAATGATCAAAGCACGAACACTAGAGAGGAAGTTAAAAGTAAAACCCATTGCTTTAGTAGTATTGTGACTCGGTTCAATAATCTATTTGAAAAAGGGAGAAGCACTCCAGCAGAAAAAAATGAGACTACCAAACAAATCAATTCAGAAAAAGTTAGGATGGCTACATTGTTAACTGATTTTCGGCAAACTAGATTTGGAAAGAATCTCGGGATGCACCAGAAAACAACATACCAACATAAAAAAATGTCGGAACGTTGATTCGCTAAGCTTTTTAACTTTAAAAGAAGATGTAAGAGTATTCGATACAAGGAACAAGTGTCTCCGTTTCTCCATTTCTTAAAAATGATGGAACAAGGCTAAGATGATTTTCTACGGTAGAAAAAATGAACAGAGAAAAGCAGATGCAACTGCCACTCTCTGTTCATTTTTGTGATTCTCCATTATTACTCGATCACCAAGACGCCTTCTTTTAAGGCAAAAGGATTTTGGTCGTTGATATGGTCATAGAACATTACGCCATTGATATGGTCAATTTCATGTTGCACCACGATGGATTCATAATTTTTTAAACGGATTTTTTGTTTCTCACCGTTTTTGTCATAATACGAAAGCGTGATTTTTGCATGGCGCACAACATACCCAGGAACTTCACGATCGACTGATAAACAGCCTTCACCTTCGCCTAAGCAAGCATTCTGGACGGAATGGCTCAAGATTTTTGGGTTATACATGACCGTACTCAACGTTGGTTCTGTGATTTCTGGATGTGGATTTGGTACGTGGACCGCAATGATCCGTTTTGAAATATCAAGCTGGGGCGCAGCTAGGCCGACACCACCACGTAAATTTAATTCTTCTGCTTTGATTGGATCTTGGCTATTTTTAAGAAATTCCAACATTTCTTCTCCTAATAAAAGATCTTCCTCACTGAGTGGAAGAGCGACTTCTTGCGCTACTTCACGTAATGTTGGATTGCCTTCTCGAATAATATCATCCATTGTGATCATGGAATATGTACCCCTTTCTTATCAAACACTCTCTTTTCGGTTAATAGTTTACCATAAATTTGAAAAAGTAGTAGCCTGATTGTTTAATCAACTAGATTTTCTTAAGGATTCTACACTTGATTTATTAGAAAGATTCAGGTAAAGTATAGCTGTATGTTTAAAGCATATGTCCTGTTACTTGGTTAAACGAATCACCAACGTTTTACTCAGTCACAGGGGAATAATTAAACGAGGTGAAAGAAATGGCAATTTCAAAAGAACGTAAAAACGAAATCATCAAAGATTACGCACGTCATGAAGGAGATACTGGTTCTCCAGAAGTACAAATCGCTGTATTAACTGAAGAAATCAACCACTTGAACGAACATGCACGTGTTCACAAAAAAGATCATCATTCATACCGTGGTTTGATGAAAAAAGTTGGTCATCGTCGTAACTTGTTAGCTTACTTACGTAAAACTGACGTTCAACGTTACCGTGAATTGATCCAACGTCTAGGCTTACGCCGTTAATTTTTAACAGAAAGTGGGGTTCGCGTGAATCTCACTTTTTTACTTTAAACTATCAAACATTTCTGTGAATCAGCTTGATGGACTCCTACTAACCAAATGAAAGGTGCAAAAGGTCGCTTTCGCGGTTTTCATTTGTTTAGTAGCGTCTAGCGTTCACGAGAAAGAAAAGGAGTATTTATGTCAGAAAAACAAGTTTTTAAAACGACATGGGGCGGACGTCCCTTAGAGATCGAAGTTGGCCAATTAGCCAAACAAGCCAATGGAGCAGTATTAGTTCGTTATGGGGATACGGTCGTATTAAGTGCGGCAGTTGCTTCAAAAGAAGCGAAAGATACAGATTTCTTCCCATTGACGATCAATTATGAAGAAAAAATGTATGCAGCTGGTAAGATCCCAGGAGGATTTATCAAACGTGAAGGTCGTCCAAGTACGGAAGCAACCTTGACTGCTCGTTTGATCGACCGTCCGATCCGTCCAATGTTTGCGGAAGGTTTCCGTAATGAAGTCCAAGTCACAAATATCGTGATGAGTGTAGAAACAGATTGTTCTCCAGCAATGGCAGCAATGTTAGGTTCTTCACTAGCTTTATCGATTTCAGATATCCCATTCGATGGACCGATCGCAGGTGTTGAAGTTGGCCGTGTCAATGGCGAATATGTCTTGAACCCAACAGTTGAACAAGCAGAGACTACCGATATCGAATTAAGCGTAGCTGGTACAAAACAAGCAATCAACATGGTTGAAAGTGGCGCAAAAGAAGTTTCAGAAGAAGATATGTTGGGCGCATTATTATTTGGATTTGACGCAATCAAAAAATTAGTCGCATTCCAAGAAGAAATCGTTCAAGCTGTCGGCAAAGAAAAAATGGAAGTTTCTTTATTACAAGTCGATGCTGACTTGAAAAAAGAAATTTTTGATGCATCGTATGGCACGATGAAAGAAGCGGTCATGACAGAAGAAAAATTAGCTCGTGAAGATAATATCGACCAAGTGAAAATCGATATTCGCGAAGCTTATGCAGAGAAATTTGCGGGTCATGAAGAGGAAGCACAATTACTAAAAGAAGTGAAACAAATTACGGAAGATCTTGAAAAAGACGTCGTTCGTGAGTTGATCACGATTGACAAAATCCGTCCTGATGGTCGTAAATTAGATGAGATCCGTCCTTTAGCATCAGAAGTTGGCTTGTTGCCACGTGTTCATGGTTCTGGATTATTTACTCGTGGACAAACACAAGCACTATCATCATGTACATTGGCACCTTTAGGGGAACACCAAATCATTGATGGCTTAGGTGTAGAAGTCAGCAAACGATTCATCCATCACTATAACTTCCCACAATTTTCTGTGGGTTCAACTGGTCGTGCCGGATCACCAGGTCGTCGAGAAATCGGTCATGGTGCATTAGGTGAACGTGCATTGGCACAAGTGATTCCTTCAGAAGAAGAGTTTCCTTACACGATCCGTCTAGTGGCAGAAGTACTTGAATCGAATGGTTCATCTTCTCAAGCAAGTATCTGTGCAGGTACTTTAGCATTGATGGACGCAGGTGTGCCAATCAAAGCACCTGTTGCTGGTATTGCTATGGGATTAGTATCTGATGGTGAAAACTACACGATTTTAACAGACATCCAAGGTCTAGAAGACCATTTAGGCGACATGGACTTCAAAGTTGCCGGAACAAAAGATGGAATCACAGCACTACAAATGGATATCAAGATCCAAGGTATCACGGAACAAATCTTAAAAGAAGCATTGGCACAAGCAAAACAAGCACGTATGGAAATCTTAGAAGAATTGACTTCAACGATTGCTACACCACGTGAAGAGCTTAGCCAATATGCACCGAAAATCGAAATGATCCAAATCGATCCTGCGAAAATCAAAGATGTCATCGGTAAAGGTGGCGATACGATCAATGGAATCATTGATGAAACAGGCGTGAAGATCGATATCGATCAAGACGGTAAAGTAAGTATTGCTTCTTCTGATAAAGAAATGATCCAAAAAGCAATCAAGATCATCGAAGATTTGACAAAAGAAGTCAAAGTTGGCGAAGTCTACCTTGGTAAAGTTGTTCGTATCGAAAAATTCGGTGCATTTGTCAACTTGATCAAAGGGAAAGACGGCTTAGTCCATATTTCTCAATTAGCGAATGAACGTGTAAACAATGTAGAAGACGTTGTGAAACTAGGCGATGAAGTGTTGGTGAAAGTGACAGAGATCGACAAACAAGGTCGTGTGAATCTTTCAAGAAAAGCAATGTTGAACGAAGAGGACAAGAAGTAATTCCATCGTTTTAAGATAAAAGTTTTTTAATAAGCGTACTACCACGAAAATAATTTTATATTTTCAAAAGTAGTACGCTTATTTTTTAAAATCGATAAAGAAAAGACATAAAGGGTCAATTTAAATTTTCTTAAAAAACACTTAGTTATTTAAAGTGCAAAAGGAGGAATGGAAATGATCCATTTTTTATTCTCATTGATAGTAGGTGGCATATTAGGATTCGTTGCTGGAGCTGTTCTTAATGAAGATGTACCAGGAGGCGTCACTGGAAATATTATCATTGGTTTCTTTGGAAGTTGGTTAGGTGAATTTGTGTTAGGCGATCTAGGTCCATCTATCAGTGGCTTTTATCTTATCCCATCCTTAATCGGGGCACTCGTTTGTTTAGCTCTCTACTCATTTACTGCTGATTATTTAAGAAGGCATCGTTGACTTAGTTATTTTTATCGAATTTATTGACACCAAGGTTGAATCCTTGGATAATTAGGTGAAATTTAGGTCAATCATAGGATTGGAGAAATGAGGGGGAACAGTGACAACAAAGCATAACACAAAAAAAATCTCGATGGCAGGGTTACTCGTAGCCATGGGAGTTGTTTATGGAGATATCGGTACGAGTCCGCTTTATGTAATGAAAGCAATCGTAGAAGACAATGGCGGCTTGCGAGGGATTAACCCAGATTTTGTTATCGGAGCAGTCTCCTTGATTTTTTGGACTTTGACATTATTAACGACGATCAAATATGTCGTGATTGCATTAAATGCAGATAACCATGGGGAAGGTGGTATCTTTTCTTTATATACTTTGGTTAGAAAAGGCGGTAAATATCTGATCATACCTGCAATGATCGGTGGCGCAGCATTGTTAGCAGATGGCGTACTGACACCTGCTGTAACGGTTACGACCGCTATTGAAGGGTTACGTGGGATTCCACAATTCTTTGACCGTTTCGGCAATGACCAGAACATCATCGTCATTATTACTTTAGTTATTATTTTTGTTTTATTCATGGTCCAACGATTTGGTACAGAAGTCGTCGGGAAAGCATTTGGCCCGATTATGTTTTTATGGTTCACCTTTTTAGGCGCTATGGGCTTGTTTAATTTCAGTCAAGACTGGACAGTAATCCGTGCCTTAAATCCTTATTATGCGATCCAGTTGCTATTTAGTCCTGATAATAAGCTAGGTTTATTCATTCTAGGAAATATCTTTTTGGCAACTACTGGGGCAGAGGCGCTTTATTCTGACTTAGGACATGTCGGAAAACGAAACATCCGTTTAAGCTGGCCATACGTTAAAGTATGTTTGGTATTGAATTATTTTGGGCAGGCAGCATGGCTGTTGAATGTCTATCAAAATCCAGAAACACAAGCGATCGAAAACTTGAATCCATTTTTCCAAATGATGCCGGCTAGTTTTACTGTCATTGGGGTCATATTTGCAACGATTGCGGCTGTTATCGCTTCGCAAGCGCTAATTACTGGATCATTTACTCTAGTTTCAGAAGCAATCAAATTGAAATTATTGCCTCGATTGAAAATCATGTATCCTGGAAGCAGTATCGGACAGATGTATATTCCGGCAGTGAATTTGATTCTATGGATTGCTTGTTCACTTGTTGTTGTTACCTTTAGAACCTCACATCATATGGAAGCTGCGTACGGGCTGTCCATTACCGTAACGATGTTGATGACGACTGCCTTACTTTATTTCTATTTGCTCCAAACTGGCTATCCGAAGTGGTTGGCTCATACAATTACCTTTTTCTTTGGGGCAATCGAAGTCGTCTTCTTTATTTCAAGTATCGTGAAGTTCTTCCATGGCGGTTTTGTCGCTGTGCTGATTGCTTTAGTCATTCTAGCAGTCATGTTTGTTTGGGAACAAGGAAATATCATTCGTGAATCGGTCGCAGAAGAAGTGGCATTAAAAGAATATATTCCACAACTTCAAGCATTGAAAGAGGACAAATCCTTACCAATGTATCAAACAAATGTGGTTTTCTTAGTGCCAGATATGGCAGATGGGAAGGTCGGTCGTCAGTTCGTGT is part of the Enterococcus mundtii genome and harbors:
- a CDS encoding NAD-dependent protein deacylase, encoding MLEQTIEEAATAIIESQKLTFLTGAGVSTPSGIPDYRSLTGVYQGMDRPEYLLSHQAMDEEPQKFYSFLKHLYHPEARPNIIHREIVELAKEKEVWVVSQNIDGLHEKAGSKKLVNFHGNLYHCYCRNCHQPVDWQDYLTSDKHQLCGGQIRPDIVLYGEGFQDEVLEQAAFAVSQADLIVIVGTSFQVHPFCDLIQFRSPQAKLLVINQTPVYLSEAYRFVQTDGTKVFKKVQESVK
- a CDS encoding GlsB/YeaQ/YmgE family stress response membrane protein, producing the protein MIHFLFSLIVGGILGFVAGAVLNEDVPGGVTGNIIIGFFGSWLGEFVLGDLGPSISGFYLIPSLIGALVCLALYSFTADYLRRHR
- a CDS encoding transcription repressor NadR yields the protein MIEGETRRKEIIETLVDAEKPVSASKFATRFGVSRQIIVGDIALLRAAGEAIVATARGYLLEDEQDKNGFISKIAVQHQREQTEEELQLIVAHGGEILDVIVEHPLYGELTGMLHIKTAEDIRSFMKRYRKSQASLLSELTDGIHLHTIRYSHKEVLQQIKQGLAEAGILFEGNQ
- the def gene encoding peptide deformylase, which encodes MITMDDIIREGNPTLREVAQEVALPLSEEDLLLGEEMLEFLKNSQDPIKAEELNLRGGVGLAAPQLDISKRIIAVHVPNPHPEITEPTLSTVMYNPKILSHSVQNACLGEGEGCLSVDREVPGYVVRHAKITLSYYDKNGEKQKIRLKNYESIVVQHEIDHINGVMFYDHINDQNPFALKEGVLVIE
- the pnp gene encoding polyribonucleotide nucleotidyltransferase, producing the protein MSEKQVFKTTWGGRPLEIEVGQLAKQANGAVLVRYGDTVVLSAAVASKEAKDTDFFPLTINYEEKMYAAGKIPGGFIKREGRPSTEATLTARLIDRPIRPMFAEGFRNEVQVTNIVMSVETDCSPAMAAMLGSSLALSISDIPFDGPIAGVEVGRVNGEYVLNPTVEQAETTDIELSVAGTKQAINMVESGAKEVSEEDMLGALLFGFDAIKKLVAFQEEIVQAVGKEKMEVSLLQVDADLKKEIFDASYGTMKEAVMTEEKLAREDNIDQVKIDIREAYAEKFAGHEEEAQLLKEVKQITEDLEKDVVRELITIDKIRPDGRKLDEIRPLASEVGLLPRVHGSGLFTRGQTQALSSCTLAPLGEHQIIDGLGVEVSKRFIHHYNFPQFSVGSTGRAGSPGRREIGHGALGERALAQVIPSEEEFPYTIRLVAEVLESNGSSSQASICAGTLALMDAGVPIKAPVAGIAMGLVSDGENYTILTDIQGLEDHLGDMDFKVAGTKDGITALQMDIKIQGITEQILKEALAQAKQARMEILEELTSTIATPREELSQYAPKIEMIQIDPAKIKDVIGKGGDTINGIIDETGVKIDIDQDGKVSIASSDKEMIQKAIKIIEDLTKEVKVGEVYLGKVVRIEKFGAFVNLIKGKDGLVHISQLANERVNNVEDVVKLGDEVLVKVTEIDKQGRVNLSRKAMLNEEDKK
- a CDS encoding KUP/HAK/KT family potassium transporter → MTTKHNTKKISMAGLLVAMGVVYGDIGTSPLYVMKAIVEDNGGLRGINPDFVIGAVSLIFWTLTLLTTIKYVVIALNADNHGEGGIFSLYTLVRKGGKYLIIPAMIGGAALLADGVLTPAVTVTTAIEGLRGIPQFFDRFGNDQNIIVIITLVIIFVLFMVQRFGTEVVGKAFGPIMFLWFTFLGAMGLFNFSQDWTVIRALNPYYAIQLLFSPDNKLGLFILGNIFLATTGAEALYSDLGHVGKRNIRLSWPYVKVCLVLNYFGQAAWLLNVYQNPETQAIENLNPFFQMMPASFTVIGVIFATIAAVIASQALITGSFTLVSEAIKLKLLPRLKIMYPGSSIGQMYIPAVNLILWIACSLVVVTFRTSHHMEAAYGLSITVTMLMTTALLYFYLLQTGYPKWLAHTITFFFGAIEVVFFISSIVKFFHGGFVAVLIALVILAVMFVWEQGNIIRESVAEEVALKEYIPQLQALKEDKSLPMYQTNVVFLVPDMADGKVGRQFVYSILDKRPKRAKAYWFVHVEVTDEPYTKEYQVDMMGTDFVVQVNLFLGFRVQQEINVYVRQIIHDLMKQGRLPKQPQTYSLTPGREVGDFQFILIDEVVSNVTTLGKWERQIMQAKLAIKKIATTPETWFGLEYSEVKHETVPLLIGGTRKTWLKERKNK
- a CDS encoding chorismate mutase, translated to MTAKTEKEKMIAGELYFAGDPELSADRKFARSQSQIINQAETSELRSQLLKETFGATGEKIYMEPTINFDYGYNIYVGENFYANFNCTFLDASTIKIGDNCMFAPNVQLYTATHPLHPVKRNSGLEFAKPIEIGNNVWLGGGVIITPGVTLGDNVVVGAGAVVTKSFPDNVVIAGNPARIIKRIDEPMPEESLEELRQSIDQIDHQLVELLEKRMATVTKIGDVKRATNQAVYDGKREQQVLDKVASWLKTPEYSETILATYADIMKHSRNYQKKRME
- the rpsO gene encoding 30S ribosomal protein S15, producing the protein MAISKERKNEIIKDYARHEGDTGSPEVQIAVLTEEINHLNEHARVHKKDHHSYRGLMKKVGHRRNLLAYLRKTDVQRYRELIQRLGLRR